A window from Streptomyces sp. NBC_00335 encodes these proteins:
- a CDS encoding GNAT family N-acetyltransferase, giving the protein MGLDTTDTGTGPLTVRRGLPAGAERRAAELYWEAFGRKLGPALNPPDKAVPFIAAHLNADRAVCALIDGRLVGLAGYQIGGRALTGGSASAVLRAYGHLRGLHRLLLLALFERHPAPGQLVMDGIAVDPGMRGRGVGSLLIEEVAAVAAEQHCWEIRLDVIDINPRARALYERLGFTAVRTAHTPYLRGLLGFGAVTTMRRAVATRGAREL; this is encoded by the coding sequence ATGGGGCTGGACACGACGGACACCGGTACTGGACCGCTGACGGTCCGGCGCGGCCTTCCGGCCGGCGCCGAGCGGCGGGCGGCCGAGCTGTACTGGGAGGCTTTCGGCCGCAAGCTGGGCCCCGCGCTGAACCCGCCGGACAAGGCGGTGCCCTTCATCGCCGCCCACCTGAACGCCGATCGCGCGGTCTGCGCACTCATCGACGGCCGGCTCGTCGGCCTCGCCGGCTACCAGATCGGCGGCCGCGCCCTCACCGGGGGATCGGCCTCCGCCGTGCTGCGCGCGTACGGACACCTGCGAGGACTGCACAGACTCCTGCTCCTCGCCCTGTTCGAACGCCACCCGGCCCCCGGACAGCTCGTCATGGACGGCATCGCCGTGGACCCGGGCATGCGCGGGCGTGGCGTCGGTAGCCTGCTCATCGAGGAGGTGGCCGCCGTCGCGGCGGAACAGCACTGCTGGGAGATCAGACTGGATGTGATCGACATCAATCCGCGCGCCAGGGCCCTGTACGAGCGGCTCGGCTTCACGGCCGTGCGTACCGCGCACACGCCCTACCTGCGCGGGCTGCTGGGGTTCGGAGCCGTGACCACCATGCGTCGCGCCGTCGCAACGAGAGGAGCACGAGAACTGTGA
- a CDS encoding PaaX family transcriptional regulator C-terminal domain-containing protein, translated as MLVHALIREDGTVGADELYTVANTLGMSDQQVRLCVKRLVAEGRFTHEGRGRKAELHATEDTTRALAPNADFLRHAFQQDAGLAPWDGVWHLAAFAVPESARTARDALRETLVHLGGAPLQGGLYVCANAWEPYVEEAAHRLGAHGALTLLTTTDLRKGDTQEPVELARRLWSLQEIADRYHRLSRIARPRLARLTGPAGLSASALLTIAVELAAELTRAMEPDPLLPPQLLPQPWPGTQARELIARCWAALHERDGGEARPALFRLYADITREAADRAAR; from the coding sequence ATGCTCGTCCACGCGCTGATCCGCGAGGACGGCACCGTCGGCGCGGACGAGCTCTACACCGTCGCCAACACCCTGGGCATGAGCGACCAGCAGGTGCGGCTGTGCGTCAAACGCCTCGTGGCCGAGGGCCGGTTCACCCACGAGGGCCGTGGCCGCAAGGCGGAGCTGCACGCGACCGAGGACACCACGCGTGCTCTGGCTCCCAACGCGGACTTCCTCCGGCACGCGTTCCAGCAAGACGCCGGGCTCGCGCCCTGGGACGGCGTCTGGCACCTGGCCGCCTTCGCGGTGCCCGAATCGGCACGCACGGCCCGGGACGCCCTGCGTGAAACCCTCGTCCACCTCGGCGGAGCCCCGCTCCAGGGCGGACTGTACGTCTGCGCCAACGCCTGGGAACCGTACGTCGAAGAAGCGGCCCACCGCCTCGGCGCCCATGGCGCGCTCACCCTTCTCACTACGACCGACCTGCGCAAGGGCGACACCCAAGAGCCTGTCGAACTCGCCCGCCGCCTGTGGTCCCTGCAGGAGATCGCCGACCGCTACCACCGCCTCAGCCGCATCGCCCGGCCCCGCCTCGCCCGGCTCACCGGCCCTGCCGGACTCTCCGCGTCCGCACTCCTCACCATCGCGGTCGAGCTTGCCGCCGAACTCACCCGCGCCATGGAGCCCGACCCACTGTTGCCTCCTCAGCTCCTGCCCCAGCCCTGGCCCGGCACCCAGGCCCGAGAGCTCATCGCCCGGTGCTGGGCGGCCCTGCACGAACGAGACGGCGGCGAAGCCCGCCCGGCCCTCTTCCGCCTCTACGCCGACATCACCCGAGAAGCTGCAGACCGAGCCGCGCGCTGA
- a CDS encoding helix-turn-helix transcriptional regulator: protein MLDTSARLLRLLSLLQTPRAWPGSELAGRLGVSGRTVRNDIDRLRELGYPVDATRGTTGGYRLGAGAVMPPLLLDDEEAVAVTIALRTSAQGTVPGTEEISLRALAKLEQVLPSRLRRRVRTLMSYTVAVPADRPAPTVTAEVLTTLASACRDQERLRFDYLDHAGSPTRRIVEPYRAVNWGQRWYLVAWDVERQDWRTFRADRIQPRTPTGPRFTPRELPGGDAAAYVSQRVSGAAWRYHARVTVHAPAAAVIEQINPAVGTVEALDANTCVMTTGADTVQTLAVYLGMLDFDFRVTEPVELVTHLRRLADRYSRSTPPTS, encoded by the coding sequence ATGCTTGATACATCCGCACGGTTGCTGCGCCTGCTCTCCCTCCTGCAGACCCCGAGGGCCTGGCCGGGATCAGAGCTGGCCGGGCGCCTCGGGGTGAGCGGCCGCACCGTCCGCAACGACATCGACCGACTGCGCGAGCTCGGCTACCCCGTGGACGCCACACGCGGAACCACCGGTGGCTACCGGCTGGGCGCCGGGGCGGTGATGCCCCCGCTGCTCCTCGACGACGAGGAGGCCGTCGCGGTGACGATCGCCCTGCGTACCAGCGCGCAGGGCACCGTCCCCGGCACCGAGGAAATCTCCCTGCGGGCGCTCGCCAAGCTGGAGCAGGTGCTGCCCTCCCGGCTGCGCCGCCGGGTGCGGACCCTCATGTCGTACACCGTGGCCGTGCCGGCCGACCGTCCGGCCCCGACCGTCACCGCGGAGGTACTGACCACCCTGGCGTCCGCCTGCCGCGACCAGGAACGTCTGCGCTTCGACTACCTGGACCACGCCGGCTCGCCCACCCGCCGCATCGTGGAGCCATATCGGGCGGTGAACTGGGGACAGCGCTGGTACCTGGTGGCATGGGACGTCGAGCGCCAGGACTGGCGGACCTTCCGGGCCGACCGAATCCAGCCCCGCACCCCGACCGGGCCGCGCTTCACCCCGCGCGAACTGCCCGGCGGCGACGCTGCGGCGTACGTCTCCCAACGAGTATCGGGCGCGGCCTGGCGCTACCACGCACGGGTTACCGTCCACGCCCCGGCGGCGGCGGTGATCGAGCAGATCAATCCTGCGGTCGGCACGGTCGAGGCACTCGACGCCAACACCTGCGTCATGACCACCGGCGCCGATACAGTGCAGACCCTCGCGGTCTATCTGGGCATGCTCGACTTCGACTTCCGTGTCACCGAGCCCGTGGAACTGGTCACCCACCTGCGTCGACTCGCGGACCGCTACTCCCGCTCCACACCGCCTACCTCCTGA
- a CDS encoding epoxide hydrolase family protein, with product MENKSNTDARIQPFRIDVPQADLDDLRERLARTRWSGEIPGAGWSRGVPTDYLKALAAYWADGFDWRKAEAELNEFPQFTTEIDGQNIHFLHVRSQNPAAVPLLLLHDWPCSFVQFVEVIRPLTEDFHVVVTSTPGTGFSGPLGEAGWNTGRIAGAFVELMGRLGYSTYGVQGTGGGAWIAAEMGRQAPDLVVGIHVNGLVTFPSGDPAEFEGLTTSEQERLARLEDFQQDKMGFNAIQSTRPQTLAYGLHDSPVGQLAWIAEKFKEWTDPAAELPEDAVGRDRLLTNVSVYWFSGTAGSSANLYYEAGHDPSAWAPKARGTVPTGVAVALHTDIAIRRFAERDHNITHWTELERGGNFLSLEQPEAFVADVRAFFAARGA from the coding sequence ATGGAGAACAAGAGCAACACCGACGCCCGGATCCAGCCGTTCCGCATCGATGTCCCGCAGGCGGATCTCGACGACCTGCGGGAGCGGCTGGCACGTACCCGCTGGAGCGGCGAGATCCCCGGCGCCGGCTGGAGCCGGGGTGTGCCCACCGACTACCTCAAGGCCCTGGCCGCGTACTGGGCCGACGGTTTCGACTGGCGCAAGGCGGAGGCGGAGCTCAATGAGTTCCCGCAGTTCACCACCGAGATCGACGGCCAGAACATCCACTTCCTGCACGTCCGCTCGCAGAACCCTGCGGCCGTGCCGCTGCTCCTGCTGCATGACTGGCCCTGCTCGTTCGTGCAGTTCGTCGAGGTCATCCGGCCGCTGACGGAGGACTTCCACGTCGTTGTGACGTCCACGCCCGGCACTGGTTTCTCCGGTCCGCTCGGCGAGGCCGGTTGGAACACCGGCCGCATCGCCGGGGCGTTCGTCGAGCTGATGGGGCGGCTCGGCTACAGCACTTACGGCGTCCAGGGCACAGGTGGTGGAGCCTGGATCGCTGCCGAGATGGGGCGGCAGGCCCCAGACCTGGTCGTCGGCATTCACGTCAACGGCCTGGTCACCTTCCCCTCCGGGGATCCTGCCGAGTTCGAGGGGCTGACCACGTCCGAGCAGGAGCGGCTGGCGCGGCTGGAGGATTTCCAGCAGGACAAGATGGGCTTCAACGCCATCCAGTCCACTCGTCCGCAGACCCTCGCCTACGGACTGCATGACTCGCCGGTCGGTCAACTCGCTTGGATCGCGGAGAAGTTCAAGGAATGGACGGACCCCGCCGCCGAGCTCCCCGAGGATGCCGTGGGCCGCGACCGCCTGCTGACCAACGTCAGTGTCTACTGGTTCAGCGGCACGGCGGGCTCCTCGGCGAACTTGTACTACGAGGCGGGCCACGACCCGAGCGCCTGGGCCCCGAAGGCCCGTGGCACCGTCCCGACCGGCGTCGCCGTCGCCCTGCACACCGACATCGCCATCCGCCGCTTCGCCGAGCGAGACCACAACATCACCCACTGGACCGAGCTGGAGCGCGGCGGCAACTTCCTCTCACTGGAGCAGCCGGAGGCGTTCGTCGCCGACGTCCGCGCCTTCTTCGCCGCGCGCGGCGCCTGA